In the Leptospira sp. WS4.C2 genome, one interval contains:
- a CDS encoding FecR domain-containing protein: MKTIITLLTIFLLSLQCNRFQFGSNQTNDQTAGAVITFLQGNISITSQGKEAKAKLGDVVRPGDRILTKLGRVDLQTYRGEVIRIKDNSDVLFRDIAGENRPNTDLHLWAGNLLVKSVKLKSGQNLSVTSPTMVAGVRGTIFSFELEKGSVPKVKVYEGAVSVAFKTSPKLVEINEGLSIENYNRLVKTLEENEVVLEPGERLEVNPNLNELVYLINAKVAANALTNEQLAGFTDFDSGLSKAESVVSPQEKAEADTLVSIAPETIQKQIDSQNFKGSESAIAIIEKEHEEKRAEALNKIASDASKTGLDDEEEIHNHYSVLETIHKSNGDVLSGAVVAQLGDIFIIHSTKGVFQLSVDDIEYVEYKNFKVKTKVKNK; the protein is encoded by the coding sequence ATGAAAACTATCATTACGCTTCTCACTATCTTCCTTTTATCATTACAATGCAATCGTTTCCAATTTGGATCGAATCAAACAAACGACCAAACTGCTGGTGCTGTAATCACCTTTTTACAAGGTAACATCAGTATCACCTCACAGGGAAAAGAAGCCAAGGCAAAACTCGGTGACGTGGTTCGTCCCGGAGATCGTATCCTTACTAAATTAGGAAGGGTGGATTTACAGACCTACAGAGGGGAAGTGATCCGAATCAAAGACAATTCTGATGTATTGTTTCGAGACATTGCTGGGGAAAATCGTCCCAATACAGACCTTCATTTGTGGGCAGGGAATCTTTTAGTAAAATCGGTAAAATTAAAATCGGGACAAAATCTTTCCGTCACTTCCCCAACAATGGTGGCGGGGGTTCGTGGAACCATATTTTCTTTTGAGTTAGAAAAAGGATCTGTGCCAAAAGTAAAAGTTTATGAAGGGGCTGTGTCGGTAGCTTTTAAAACTTCTCCTAAGTTAGTTGAAATCAACGAAGGTCTTTCTATAGAAAATTACAATCGTTTGGTGAAGACATTGGAAGAAAACGAAGTTGTTTTGGAACCAGGTGAACGTTTGGAAGTAAATCCTAATTTAAATGAACTTGTGTATTTGATCAATGCTAAGGTTGCGGCCAATGCACTGACAAATGAACAATTAGCTGGGTTTACGGATTTTGATAGTGGACTATCCAAAGCAGAAAGTGTAGTATCTCCGCAAGAAAAAGCGGAAGCGGACACTCTTGTTTCCATTGCTCCAGAAACCATCCAAAAACAAATAGACTCTCAAAACTTTAAAGGATCAGAGAGTGCCATTGCCATAATCGAAAAAGAACACGAAGAGAAACGAGCAGAGGCATTAAACAAAATTGCATCTGACGCATCGAAAACGGGTCTGGACGACGAGGAAGAAATTCACAACCATTACAGTGTTTTAGAGACAATTCATAAATCAAATGGGGATGTGCTTTCTGGTGCAGTGGTAGCTCAGTTAGGTGATATTTTTATTATTCACTCAACCAAAGGAGTATTTCAGCTATCAGTTGATGATATCGAATATGTTGAGTATAAAAATTTCAAAGTTAAAACAAAGGTAAAAAATAAATAA
- a CDS encoding chloride channel protein → MARENSPNKEIGSSSFGIFPLRFFLQWTAIIVLIALFVGSASALFLMALEVVTEVREFKPWIVYFLPLAGFGIGWFYFHYGKNVHKGNNLLLEEIHSPTSIIPIRMAPFVFFGTLLTHLFGGSAGREGTAVQMGGSIAHQLVRLIPMSQKHQQTLIILGISAGFASVFGTPFAAAIFSIEVIRVGTYRWKLIFPSLVTAYLSHSVCLLWGVSHTHYPKIPFDVTGVSIICLVVIAIFSGWTAKLFSWFIHRLSELFSVWIEYPPLRPLFGGIILVVLFMIGLNPVYFGLGLKTIQTAFVNPLPWESFLLKLLLTAITIGSGFKGGEVTPLFFIGASLGNIFGYFDLAHLTLFVGIGFISVFAGASNTPLACAVMGMELFGWESGIFFLIAAQIAYIFSGHSSIYQSQRIGRAKVFSSSSDIGKKISDLIK, encoded by the coding sequence ATGGCGAGAGAGAATTCACCAAACAAGGAAATAGGATCTAGTTCTTTTGGAATTTTTCCTCTACGATTTTTTCTCCAATGGACCGCCATCATAGTATTGATTGCTCTTTTTGTTGGATCTGCCTCTGCACTTTTTTTAATGGCTTTGGAAGTAGTGACCGAAGTCCGAGAATTCAAACCATGGATTGTATATTTCCTTCCTCTCGCCGGCTTTGGGATTGGATGGTTTTATTTTCATTATGGAAAAAATGTTCATAAGGGAAATAATTTGTTATTAGAGGAAATCCATTCTCCCACTTCCATCATTCCCATTCGGATGGCCCCCTTTGTTTTTTTCGGAACACTCCTCACTCATCTTTTTGGTGGATCTGCGGGAAGGGAAGGCACTGCGGTTCAGATGGGGGGATCCATTGCCCACCAATTGGTTCGTTTGATTCCAATGAGCCAAAAACACCAGCAAACATTGATTATACTTGGGATTAGTGCTGGATTTGCTTCTGTGTTTGGAACTCCCTTTGCAGCAGCAATTTTTTCTATTGAAGTGATTCGGGTTGGAACGTATCGATGGAAACTCATTTTTCCTTCCTTGGTTACCGCCTATTTATCCCACTCCGTTTGTTTATTGTGGGGAGTCAGTCATACTCATTATCCAAAAATTCCTTTCGATGTTACAGGAGTATCTATTATTTGTTTGGTGGTGATTGCTATTTTTTCTGGATGGACTGCTAAATTATTTAGTTGGTTTATCCATAGACTATCGGAATTATTTTCCGTATGGATTGAATACCCACCGCTCAGGCCTTTGTTTGGTGGTATTATTCTCGTTGTGTTATTTATGATTGGACTTAACCCTGTTTACTTTGGTTTAGGACTTAAGACCATCCAAACTGCTTTTGTAAACCCATTGCCTTGGGAGTCGTTTCTCTTGAAGTTACTCCTAACTGCCATTACGATTGGTTCTGGTTTTAAAGGAGGTGAAGTCACACCTCTGTTTTTTATTGGTGCTAGTTTAGGAAATATTTTTGGGTATTTTGACCTCGCTCACCTAACGCTTTTCGTTGGGATTGGTTTTATTTCTGTATTCGCTGGGGCCAGTAATACCCCACTCGCTTGTGCCGTGATGGGGATGGAATTGTTTGGCTGGGAATCGGGAATTTTTTTCCTTATCGCTGCCCAAATTGCCTATATCTTTTCCGGCCATAGCAGTATTTATCAATCGCAAAGGATTGGAAGGGCAAAAGTTTTTAGTTCTTCTTCTGATATTGGTAAAAAAATTTCAGATTTAATTAAATAG
- a CDS encoding ArsR/SmtB family transcription factor, which yields MVKRSYNIDVVLHALSDPTRRQVIERLGMGPASVSDLAAPFSMAMPSFMQHLDILESAQLIYTEKVGRVRICYLNQNPFSVMVSWLQVQKSLWETRLNQLDSFLLKTKGKKYE from the coding sequence ATGGTCAAAAGATCCTACAATATTGATGTTGTTTTGCATGCCTTGTCCGATCCAACAAGGCGGCAAGTCATCGAGAGGCTCGGTATGGGTCCAGCCAGTGTCAGCGATTTGGCCGCACCCTTTTCTATGGCGATGCCTTCCTTTATGCAACATCTAGATATTTTGGAATCTGCTCAATTGATCTATACAGAAAAGGTAGGAAGGGTGCGGATCTGTTATCTAAATCAAAATCCATTTTCAGTCATGGTATCTTGGTTACAGGTTCAAAAATCTTTATGGGAAACAAGACTGAACCAATTGGACTCATTCTTATTAAAAACAAAGGGGAAAAAATATGAGTAA
- a CDS encoding SRPBCC family protein, which produces MSKESEETFNPELDLVLERIVEVPVELVWNAWTKPEQIIHWFTPAPWKTIDCRIDLRPGGEFYTMMESPEGKHFPNNGCFLEVIPLKKLVFTDSLLPGYRPSGSSFMTAFVTMESVGTATKYKAIAKHKDLETKKQHEDMGFMDGWGTALDQLVAYTKTLPR; this is translated from the coding sequence ATGAGTAAAGAATCGGAAGAAACATTCAATCCCGAATTGGACTTAGTGCTCGAGAGAATTGTCGAAGTACCAGTGGAATTGGTTTGGAATGCGTGGACCAAGCCAGAACAAATCATACATTGGTTTACACCAGCTCCCTGGAAAACCATTGATTGTAGAATCGATTTACGACCCGGTGGAGAGTTTTACACAATGATGGAATCGCCAGAAGGTAAACATTTTCCAAATAACGGATGTTTTCTGGAGGTTATTCCTTTAAAGAAACTTGTGTTTACCGATAGTTTACTTCCGGGTTATAGGCCATCAGGAAGTAGCTTTATGACCGCATTTGTCACAATGGAATCAGTAGGAACTGCGACCAAATACAAAGCGATTGCAAAACACAAAGATCTAGAAACAAAAAAACAACATGAAGATATGGGATTTATGGACGGATGGGGTACTGCCCTCGACCAACTTGTGGCCTATACAAAAACCTTACCTAGATAA
- a CDS encoding lysophospholipid acyltransferase family protein: MGQLQFYVVLCYAIPVLVILFPIGLSFSYIFKITGLDKWSNRINNYLGYFWYRSFFLLTGRTLHFEQGNWDPNGNNRFLICNHTNAMEVPLIVALPYLSKSKNVKLSYLGGDIIQRYKIIPLMMHKTIVEAVIYSEKKPNFRNFKTDVLKVLKTRSIFLYPEGERTFTEDIKPFQTGVMKIAYKFQVDLDVFVVSGMMGYSDLEEYSHLKKSKTVYFHFCGSIKAKDYSTFETYLAAAETLMKEKKREIEAMERSAVPV; encoded by the coding sequence ATGGGCCAACTCCAATTCTATGTGGTATTGTGTTATGCAATTCCAGTCCTTGTAATTCTATTTCCTATCGGACTCTCTTTCTCTTACATTTTTAAAATTACTGGTCTCGACAAATGGTCCAATCGTATCAATAATTATCTTGGTTATTTTTGGTATCGTTCTTTTTTCCTACTCACTGGTAGAACGTTGCATTTTGAACAAGGAAACTGGGATCCCAATGGCAATAATCGTTTTTTAATTTGTAATCATACCAATGCAATGGAAGTTCCCCTCATCGTGGCGCTTCCTTATTTGTCCAAATCTAAAAATGTAAAATTATCTTACTTAGGTGGGGATATCATCCAAAGGTATAAAATCATTCCCTTGATGATGCACAAAACCATAGTGGAGGCTGTGATTTATTCTGAGAAAAAACCAAATTTCAGAAACTTCAAAACAGATGTGCTAAAGGTATTAAAAACAAGATCTATATTTTTATATCCTGAAGGGGAGAGAACTTTTACCGAAGATATCAAACCTTTCCAAACAGGAGTGATGAAAATTGCCTATAAATTTCAGGTGGATTTGGATGTTTTTGTTGTGAGTGGGATGATGGGTTATTCTGACCTTGAAGAATATTCCCATTTAAAAAAGTCCAAAACCGTATACTTCCATTTTTGCGGATCAATCAAAGCAAAAGACTACTCTACTTTTGAAACCTATTTAGCAGCTGCAGAAACTCTCATGAAAGAGAAAAAAAGAGAAATTGAGGCAATGGAAAGGTCCGCTGTTCCTGTGTAG